In Flavobacterium endoglycinae, one DNA window encodes the following:
- a CDS encoding two-component regulator propeller domain-containing protein encodes MKRFVLYFLLILSFSSIGYSQDYPIKFLDISDGLSNNSVTTIFQDSEGYMWFGTYDGLNRYDGYNFKVFRNRINDKKSLLFNTIYNIEGDSRKNIWVGGTNGVSIYNKSSGTFHSVEYISQNKKPQSLKDIIHQMRSVSENLVLVASQNLGLIVFENGSFTGKQIPLTVLGNRISVNNYDAIAIQENKQKNACWIYVRNVGVCSYHYKTKDLKVVFPLSMGVKSMKLAPDGNLWLGTDEGLFLLNTKNGSVSNNYFSSKCSVTDILVDKKGEVWLTTDGCGIFYVNVSLKKTIPYNISKGIELAKSNSVWSLYEDQSGNKWFGSLRGGISMLSDTPKYFKSIKYNAKEPAENFILSFCEDEKNNVWIGTDGAGLKYWNRKNNTYTNYNTTLSSHFITGIVRDNNNDIWLSTWAGGVNRINKSSNTITQFSCYNPYTKQIEKNIWFVYKDSKGNIWASATNEGSLYLFDRSQNNFVLFDKNINNLQSLTETSDGKLWGGNYTSLISIEKETRKIHKTVIGNPIRCIHEDQDKNLWLGTQEGGLVLFDRKKNTFKRLTTDDGLPSNTVLRLLEDKEGNLWMSTYNGICKFDKKRKTFRNFSVNDGLQSNQFSFNAGIKLSSGEFLFGGINGFNIFFPEKIKGFNQKNHVLLTDFYVNNQPIEESKAEVDPDSDKIKDVSLAYDQTTLSLEFVALDYNNADKINYAYFLDGWDEQWSYVGQTRKANYSKLPEGKYTFKVKTTNFQGGWNKEVSLVTIEVLPPWYRTWWAYTLYFLATAGLLFVYLDYHKNKEKLKYKVKIAELESKKEKEIAEKQSSMFTYISHEFRTPLSLIINPLKKAVQKENVENGSSGSDLAIAHRNARRLLSLVDQLLLFRKAENDADSLRLSPINVNNLCNEVYQCFVNQAKEKNINYRFTIPEHEITIIGDYEKIEISLFNLMSNAFKYTPIGGEIKLTLTENDDEVFLEISDNGDGIDKKDIDVIFEKFKQINSKVSVGTGFGIGLYIVKYFVDKHKGTVSCTSETGKGSTFKLAFLKGNSHFEDIEIINDKPQRSQLFDELIPDEIEEINSVSTSNTAESDFQQIMLTEKRTVLIIDDNAEIRAYLIKLFSENYIVYSAENGEEGLKLTKKHMPDLVISDITMEEMDGLELCRKIKEDNALSHIPVILLTASKNPETHLQGINEGADDYITKPFDDDILTARVESLLRNRHNLRTYFLDSITLKENTQKVPVEYQEILKKCIDIVEANIHKRDFTIKNFALEMGMSHRTLYTKIKIISGQTLNAFIRSVRIRRAAMLMLTEDMNITQASSEVGFEDPKYFRQQFVKLFGMTPSEYIKKYKSSFNSDLNIIK; translated from the coding sequence TTGAAGCGTTTTGTTCTCTATTTTCTGCTGATACTAAGTTTTTCTTCGATAGGATATTCACAAGATTATCCCATAAAGTTTCTTGATATTTCAGATGGTCTTTCTAATAATTCCGTTACAACCATTTTTCAAGACAGTGAAGGCTATATGTGGTTCGGAACGTATGATGGATTAAACCGTTATGACGGCTACAATTTCAAAGTTTTCAGAAATCGCATCAACGACAAAAAATCGCTTTTATTCAATACCATTTACAACATCGAAGGCGACTCTCGAAAAAACATCTGGGTTGGCGGAACAAATGGTGTCAGTATTTACAATAAATCTTCAGGGACTTTTCATTCGGTTGAATATATTTCCCAAAATAAAAAACCTCAATCGTTAAAAGATATCATTCATCAAATGCGTTCAGTATCAGAAAATCTGGTTTTGGTCGCTTCTCAAAATTTAGGTTTAATTGTTTTTGAAAATGGTTCTTTTACTGGAAAACAAATTCCGCTGACTGTTTTAGGCAACCGAATCAGCGTCAATAATTACGATGCAATTGCTATTCAAGAAAACAAACAAAAAAATGCCTGCTGGATTTACGTCCGAAATGTTGGGGTATGCAGTTATCATTACAAAACAAAAGATCTAAAAGTAGTTTTTCCGCTTTCGATGGGCGTAAAATCAATGAAATTGGCTCCCGATGGAAATCTTTGGCTGGGAACAGATGAAGGTCTTTTTTTGCTCAATACTAAAAACGGAAGCGTTTCAAATAATTACTTCTCCAGCAAATGCAGTGTTACCGATATTTTGGTAGATAAAAAAGGTGAAGTCTGGCTGACAACAGATGGATGCGGTATTTTTTACGTTAATGTAAGTCTTAAAAAAACAATTCCGTACAATATTTCAAAAGGAATAGAACTCGCCAAAAGTAATTCAGTTTGGAGTTTATACGAAGATCAATCTGGCAACAAATGGTTCGGTTCGCTTCGAGGCGGAATCAGTATGTTGAGCGATACGCCAAAATATTTCAAAAGCATTAAATACAACGCCAAAGAACCAGCGGAAAACTTTATTTTATCTTTCTGCGAAGATGAAAAAAACAACGTTTGGATTGGTACAGACGGCGCAGGTTTAAAATATTGGAACCGAAAAAATAACACTTATACCAATTACAATACAACACTTTCGAGTCATTTCATTACTGGAATTGTCCGCGACAATAATAACGATATTTGGTTGTCGACTTGGGCAGGCGGTGTCAATAGAATTAATAAAAGCAGCAATACAATTACACAGTTTTCGTGCTATAATCCGTATACAAAACAAATAGAAAAAAACATTTGGTTTGTTTATAAAGATTCAAAAGGAAATATCTGGGCAAGTGCGACCAACGAAGGTTCGCTATATCTTTTTGATCGTTCCCAAAACAACTTTGTACTTTTTGATAAAAATATAAACAACCTGCAGTCACTTACAGAAACCAGTGACGGAAAGCTTTGGGGAGGAAATTATACTTCGTTGATTTCAATTGAAAAAGAAACCAGAAAAATCCATAAAACAGTTATTGGAAACCCAATTCGCTGTATTCATGAAGACCAAGACAAAAACCTCTGGCTTGGAACACAAGAAGGCGGTTTGGTTTTATTTGACCGAAAAAAAAATACCTTTAAAAGACTAACAACAGATGACGGACTTCCGTCAAATACCGTTTTGAGATTGCTTGAAGATAAAGAAGGAAATCTCTGGATGAGTACTTACAATGGCATTTGCAAGTTTGATAAAAAACGAAAAACCTTCCGTAATTTTTCGGTAAATGATGGTTTACAAAGCAATCAGTTTAGTTTTAATGCCGGAATCAAATTATCATCGGGAGAATTTTTATTTGGCGGTATAAACGGTTTCAACATCTTTTTCCCAGAAAAAATCAAAGGATTCAATCAGAAAAATCATGTTTTGCTGACGGATTTTTATGTAAACAATCAACCAATTGAAGAAAGCAAAGCCGAAGTTGACCCCGATTCAGATAAAATAAAAGATGTTAGCCTAGCGTATGATCAAACGACTTTATCATTAGAATTTGTCGCACTCGATTATAACAATGCCGACAAAATCAATTATGCCTACTTTCTGGATGGCTGGGATGAACAATGGAGTTATGTTGGGCAGACCCGAAAAGCCAATTACTCAAAACTTCCAGAAGGAAAATACACTTTTAAAGTAAAAACGACCAATTTTCAAGGAGGCTGGAACAAAGAAGTCAGTTTGGTAACTATAGAAGTCTTGCCGCCGTGGTACAGGACCTGGTGGGCGTATACTTTGTATTTTTTGGCGACAGCCGGATTGTTATTCGTGTATTTGGATTATCATAAAAACAAAGAAAAACTAAAATACAAGGTGAAAATCGCCGAACTGGAAAGCAAAAAAGAAAAAGAGATAGCCGAAAAACAGTCGTCGATGTTTACCTATATTTCGCATGAATTTAGAACACCGCTTTCGCTGATAATTAATCCGTTGAAAAAAGCCGTTCAGAAAGAAAATGTCGAAAACGGATCATCAGGAAGCGATTTGGCAATTGCACATCGTAACGCCAGAAGACTTTTGAGTCTGGTAGATCAATTGTTATTGTTTAGAAAAGCCGAAAATGATGCCGATTCTCTGCGTTTGTCTCCAATTAACGTTAATAATCTGTGTAATGAAGTGTATCAATGTTTTGTCAATCAAGCAAAAGAAAAAAACATCAATTATAGATTTACGATTCCAGAACATGAAATCACGATTATTGGGGATTATGAAAAAATAGAAATTTCTTTATTTAATTTAATGTCGAATGCCTTCAAATACACACCAATTGGAGGTGAAATAAAACTAACACTTACCGAAAACGATGATGAAGTTTTCCTAGAAATATCGGACAATGGCGACGGAATCGACAAAAAAGATATTGATGTTATTTTTGAAAAATTCAAACAAATCAATTCTAAAGTTTCGGTTGGAACCGGTTTCGGAATTGGACTTTACATCGTCAAATACTTTGTCGACAAACATAAAGGAACCGTAAGCTGTACGAGTGAAACGGGAAAGGGAAGTACGTTTAAACTTGCCTTTTTAAAAGGAAACAGCCATTTTGAAGATATTGAAATTATAAACGACAAACCGCAGAGAAGCCAGTTATTTGACGAATTAATTCCAGATGAAATTGAAGAAATCAATTCGGTTTCAACTTCAAATACGGCTGAAAGTGATTTCCAGCAGATCATGCTTACTGAGAAACGCACCGTTTTAATTATCGATGATAATGCCGAAATAAGAGCGTATTTGATTAAGTTATTTTCGGAGAATTATATCGTGTACAGTGCCGAAAATGGAGAAGAAGGTTTAAAACTGACCAAAAAACACATGCCCGACCTTGTGATAAGTGATATTACAATGGAAGAAATGGACGGTTTGGAATTGTGCCGAAAAATTAAAGAAGATAATGCCTTATCTCATATTCCGGTTATTTTATTAACGGCATCTAAAAATCCCGAGACTCATTTGCAGGGAATCAATGAAGGAGCTGATGATTATATTACGAAACCTTTTGATGATGATATTCTCACAGCACGTGTCGAATCGTTATTAAGAAACCGGCACAATCTGCGTACGTATTTCTTAGACAGCATTACGCTGAAAGAAAACACACAGAAAGTGCCTGTAGAATATCAGGAAATCTTAAAGAAATGCATCGATATAGTCGAAGCCAATATTCACAAAAGAGATTTCACTATTAAAAACTTCGCACTCGAAATGGGTATGAGCCACAGAACACTGTATACTAAAATTAAAATCATTTCAGGACAGACTTTAAATGCTTTTATTCGTTCTGTCCGGATTAGAAGAGCGGCGATGTTAATGCTTACAGAAGACATGAATATTACACAAGCCAGTTCCGAAGTTGGATTTGAAGACCCAAAATATTTCAGACAGCAGTTTGTAAAACTTTTCGGGATGACTCCATCAGAATATATTAAAAAGTACAAGAGTTCATTTAACTCTGATTTGAATATTATCAAATAA